A stretch of Antennarius striatus isolate MH-2024 chromosome 6, ASM4005453v1, whole genome shotgun sequence DNA encodes these proteins:
- the LOC137596424 gene encoding extracellular calcium-sensing receptor-like, which translates to MMTMVFTVEEINRNSSLLPGVTLGYQIMDSCDHVHTSLQALFSLFSLSKPAGNVTEGMIKKSRNSDRLPLCLADSPVPAVIGLTSSSATRAVAHILGTFNIPLVSYFATCTCLTDKNIYPSFLRTVPSDFFQVRGLVQLVTSLGWLWLGIIGATGDYSLYGIQAFSRQFEQHGGCLEFHLTIPQAPTAAEIQKMSNRLQSSTSKVVVVFASEVQLVDLLIEGTVGFSFPGVKIPGLKEFLLSVRPSLKPGMEFINTFWEEIFNCRLDFKTCTGLEDLSTTNTSYTDVSEVRISYNVYKAVYAIAHALHTLMNCDSAGACEKYKSFTSKQLLDHLKMVNFTDQLDQKVYFDSNGEPVPLYDIINWQKNSKGEIRFVKVGSYDGSAPLRQQLKIEWSAIVWMKGQLQVPVSQCSAPCSPGSRQARRLGEPHCCFDCLPCADGEISNQTGSTECTKCPEFYWSDKDNVKCVAGVEEFLSFYDTMGIILVTLTLLGVVLTTIITTVYHRFRSTPVVKANNSEMSFLLLLSLKLCFLCSLVFIGQPSVWTCKLRQAAFGISFVLCLSCLLVKTIVVLLAFWSNIPGSKVLRLFGPSQQRTLIICTTAPQVCLCVGLLLGSPPHPFRNPAYQVFTGKIVVECKDPWPPGFYLILAYIGLLAFLCLLLAFLGRKLPDTFNEAKLITFSMLIFWAVWIAFIPAYVSSPGKFTVAVEIFAILASSFGLLFCIFAPKCYVILIHPERNIKKGLTGKYIR; encoded by the exons ATGATGACAATGGTGTTTACAGTGGAGGAAATCAATCGTAATTCAAGCCTGTTACCAGGTGTTACACTGGGTTATCAGATCATGGACAGCTGTGACCATGTCCATACAAGCTTGCAAGCTTTGTTCTCTTTATTCAGTCTCTCTAAGCCTGCT GGAAATGTAACAGAAGGGATGATAAAGAAGAGCAGAAATTCTGACAGACTGCCTTTATGTCTGGCTGATTCTCCTGTACCTGCTGTGATTGGCCTTACATCCTCTTCCGCTACAAGAGCTGTGGCTCACATTCTTGGCACATTCAACATCCCACTG GTCAGTTATTTTGCCACTTGCACTTGTCTCACTGACAAGAATATCTATCCATCATTCTTGCGGACTGTGCCGAGTGATTTTTTCCAAGTTAGAGGTCTTGTTCAACTGGTTACCTCCTTAGGCTGGCTATGGTTGGGAATAATAGGGGCCACG GGTGATTATAGTCTTTATGGAATACAAGCATTCTCTAGACAGTTTGAGCAACACGGTGGGTGTCTTGAATTTCATCTGACTATCCCTCAAGCTCCCACAGCAGCTGAAATCCAGAAAATGTCAAATAGGCTGCAGAGTTCGACTTCAAAGGTCGTGGTGGTTTTTGCCTCAGAGGTGCAACTGGTGGATCTGCTGATAGAG GGCACAGTGGGTTTTTCCTTCCCTGGAGTTAAGATCCCCGGCTTAAAAGAATTCTTGCTTAGTGTACGCCCCTCTCTCAAACCAGGAATGGAATTTATCAATACATTCTGGGAAGAGATATTCAACTGTAGGCTTGACTTTAAA ACTTGCACTGGCTTAGAGGATCTGAGCACAACAAACACCAGCTATACTGATGTTTCTGAAGTCAGAATATCCTATAATGTTTATAAAGCTGTGTATGCCATAGCACATGCTCTGCACACTTTAATGAACTGTGATTCTGCGGGAGCATGTGAGAAATATAAATCATTTACATCTAAACAG TTGCTGGATCATCTGAAAATGGTAAATTTCACTGACCAGCTTGATCAGAAGGTGTATTTTGACTCCAATGGAGAGCCAGTCCCTTTATACGACATCATCAACTGGCAGAAGAACAGCAAGGGTGAAATTAG ATTTGTCAAAGTCGGAAGCTATGATGGCTCAGCTCCATTGAGACAACAACTGAAGATTGAGTGGAGTGCAATTGTGTGGATGAAAGGACAGTTGCAA GTGCCTGTTTCACAATGTAGCGCCCCATGCTCACCTGGCAGCAGGCAGGCCAGGCGCCTGGGAGAGCCCCACTGTTGCTTTGATTGTTTGCCCTGTGCCGATGGAGAGATCAGCAACCAGACTG GTTCCACAGAATGTACAAAATGTCCTGAGTTCTACTGGTCAGACAAAGACAACGTAAAATGTGTGGCGGGGGTTGAAGAATTTCTGTCTTTCTACGACACCATGGGCATCATCCTGGTCACACTCACACTGCTTGGTGTTGTCTTAACAACCATCATCACAACTGTATATCATCGTTTCCGCTCCACACCGGTTGTCAAGGCCAACAACTCAGAAATGAGTTTTTTGCTTCTCCTTTCATTGAAACTCTGCTTCTTGTGCTCCCTGGTGTTCATTGGGCAGCCATCTGTGTGGACATGCAAGCTTCGCCAGGCTGCATTTGGTATCAGCTttgttctctgtctctcttgccTACTTGTTAAGACCATTGTTGTTCTCTTGGCTTTCTGGTCCAATATACCAGGCTCCAAGGTTCTGAGGCTGTTCGGTCCGTCTCAACAGAGAACTCTGATCATTTGCACAACAGCTCCTCAG gtttgtctttgtgtgggtTTGCTGTTGGGCTCACCTCCCCACCCATTCAGAAACCCAGCCTATCAAGTCTTCACTGGAAAA ATTGTTGTAGAGTGTAAGGATCCATGGCCTCCTGGATTCTATCTTATCCTGGCCTATATTGGCCTACTGGCCTTCCTCTGCCTCCTTCTGGCCTTCCTTGGACGCAAGCTTCCTGATACATTCAATGAGGCAAAGCTTATCACCTTCAGCATGCTGATCTTCTGGGCTGTGTGGATCGCTTTCATCCCAGCATATGTCAGCTCTCCTGGGAAATTCACTGTGGCTGTGGAGATATTTGCCATATTAGCCTCCAGTTTTGGTTTGCTATTCTGTATTTTTGCACCAAAATGTTACGTTATTTTAATACACCCGGAGAGAAATATTAAGAAAGGCCTGACTGGAAAATATATCAGATGA